In the genome of Oscarella lobularis chromosome 1, ooOscLobu1.1, whole genome shotgun sequence, one region contains:
- the LOC136187493 gene encoding tRNA methyltransferase 10 homolog A-like — MDEDTGSVPTEPVSKSERKRLRKRERWMEAKKRRKATRKEKRKASNARRIAEGRPSYRIERRMIKEKESSIPSPSDMQTVVIDLSFDDLMEDRNIKKLVNQIQRSYACNRRAVRPMNLHLTDFGGKTEAKMIESAPGYTSWNVHIHKESYLDIFEKENLVYLTSESDQVMTELDLRKVYIIGGLVDHNHHKGLCYKKAMEAGIGHAQLPIAEYIRLASRSVLTVNHVFEILSAFEESKDWREAFRRVIPERKVAKGKEQSKDTPSIVDTDKEKEET, encoded by the exons ATGGACGAAGACACTGGTTCCGTTCCTACGGAGCCAGTGTctaaaagcgaaagaaagcgCTTGAGAAAGCGGGAACGATGGATggaggcaaagaaacgccgaaaagcgacgcgaaaggaaaagaggaaAGCCTCCAATGCAAGACGAATAGCAGAAGGAAGACCAAGCT ATCGGATTGAGAGACGAATgataaaagaaaaggaatcaaGTATTCCATCTCCGTCTGATATGCAAACAGTCGTCATTGATCTGAGCTTTGACGACTTGATGGAGGACAGG AATATTAAAAAGCTTGTCAATCAGATACAGCGCAGCTACGCGTGCAACAGACGCGCCGTGCGCCCAATGAAC CTTCACTTGACCGACTTCGGAGGTAAAACCGAAGCGAAGATGATCGAATCTGCTCCGGGATACACCAGCTGGAACGTTCACATCCACAAAGAGTCCTATCTGgatatttttgaaaaggaaaactTGGTCTATTTGACGTCCGAATCGGATCAGGTTATGACAG AGTTGGACTTGAGAAAGGTCTACATCATAGGCGGTCTCGTGGATCATAATCACCATAAG GGGCTCTGTTACAAGAAGGCCATGGAAGCTGGCATCGGCCACGCACAACTGCCCATAGCAGAGTACATACGGCTAGCGTCTCGATCCGTTCTCACAGTGAATCACG TGTTCGAAATTCTGTCCGCTTTCGAGGAAAGCAAGGACTGGCGCGAAGCATTCAGAAGAGTCATACCAGAGAGGAAAGTAGCCAAGGGCAAGGAGCAATCGAAGGACACCCCTTCCATCGTAGACaccgacaaagaaaaagaagaaacatgA
- the LOC136187402 gene encoding methionine adenosyltransferase 2 subunit beta-like — protein MSKKVLITGASGLLGRSLVRQFESNGWEVLGTAFSRATGSLRKVDLRDETSTNRLLDDFSPSIIVHSAAERRPDVVERNETETTRINVDATTTLAKYTAKHAPRTSTIYLSTDYVFDGTHPPYAPTDEPNPLNKYGISKLASERAAQRHDPSAIVLRVPVLYGRVETLAESAVTVLLDAVARVKKPAVMSDYERRYPTSVDDVAVVCRQIADKRLVGSDSVRGVYHWSGPDEMTKYDMAVEMAKLFDLPAEHVVANKEPSKGAPRPYNSQLDTSRLEELGIGQKTSFRDGILSLKENLLSKLG, from the exons ATGTCGAAGAAGGTCTTGATTACGGGCGCTTCTGGCCTTCTCGGCCGTTCTCTCGTTCGTCAATTTGAATCGAATGGCTGGGAAGTGCTTGGCACTGCATTCTCACGCGCTACGGGCTCG CTCCGAAAAGTGGAccttcgcgacgaaacgtcgacgaatcgtctcCTAGACGACTTCTCCCCGTCGATAATCGTCCACTCGGCAGCCGAACGACGtccggacgtcgtcgaacgcaacgaaacggaaacgacacgcatcaacgtcgacgcgacaaCAACACTGGCAAAATACACAGCAAAACACGCTCCACGCACGAGCACAATCTACCTGAGCACCGACTACGTATTCGACGGCACGCATCCGCCGTACGCGCCTACGGACGAACCAAACCCGCTCAACAAATACGGCATATCGAAGCTCGCCAGCGAACGAGCCGCTCAGCGACACGATCCGTCAGCAATCGTTCTACGCGTGCCCGTTCTGTACGGTCGCGTGGAAACGCTTGCCGAGTCGGCCGTCACCGTTCTGCTCGATGCCGTGGCTCGCGTCAAAAAGCCGGCCGTCATGTCGGATTACGAGCGTCGGTATCCGACGagcgtcgatgacgttgccgtcgtttgTCGTCAGATTGCCGACAAGCGGCTTGTCGGTTCGGATTCGGTTCGAGGGGTCTATCATTGGAGTGGGCCCGACGAGATGACGAAGTACGATATGGCTGTCGAGATGGCGAAGCTGTTCGATTTGCCTGCCGAGCACGTGGTTGCGAATAAGGAGCCGTCGAAAGGCGCGCCGCGGCCCTATAATAGTCAGTTGGATACGTCGCGTTTGGAAGAGCTCGGTATTGGGCAGAAAACGTCATTTCGAGATGGAATTCTATCATTGAAGGAGAATTTGTTATCGAAATTAGGGTAA